In Carassius auratus strain Wakin chromosome 49, ASM336829v1, whole genome shotgun sequence, one DNA window encodes the following:
- the pdss1 gene encoding all trans-polyprenyl-diphosphate synthase PDSS1 isoform X2, with the protein MAVPWSRCWRSGAGTAVLLDWCRGFSTRAFKVSGRRTPCSTAAPQPATARMKVLLRQGPVFNFNRPMTIARHRDRCLYTTPRVGCSICNDAKLKDPFSLAQKDLQNLYEDIKKLLVSKAELKALCDYYFDGKGKAFRPMIVILMARACNVHSNKEGVLLPAQRSIAMISEMIHTASLVHDDVIDDSGTRRGKNTINKVWGERKAILAGDFILSVASMALARIGNNTVVSVLSQVIEDLVRGEFMQLGSKENENERFKHYLEKTFKKTASLIANSCKAVSILVNSDPEVHEIAYQYGRNVGIAFQLVDDILDFTSCANLLGKPSAADLKLGLATGPVLFACQQFPELHAMIMRRFSSDGDVDRAWQYVLKSDGVEQTNYLAQHYCQEAIRQIRRLRPSTERDALIQLTELVLRRDK; encoded by the exons ATGGCGGTGCCGTGGAGCCGATGCTGGAGGAGCGGCGCAGGGACGGCTGTGCTGCTGGACTGGTGTCGCGGGTTCAGCACAAGAGCTTTCAAGGTTTCAGGAAGAAGAACACCGTGTTCCACCGCTGCGCCGCAGCCAGCGACCGCACGGATGAAG GTTTTACTCCGGCAGGGCCctgtatttaattttaacagaCCAATGACTATTGCAAG GCACAGGGATAGATGTCTGTACACAACACCACGAGTCGGTTGCAGTATATGCAATGATGCAAAGTTAAAAGATCCTTTCTCACTTGCACAAAAGGACTTGCAAAATTTATATGAAGACATCAAAAAG CTGCTGGTCTCTAAAGCGGAGCTGAAAGCGCTGTGTGATTATTACTTTGATGGGAAGGGAAAAGCCTTTCGACCCATGATTGTGATCCTGATGGCTCGAGCTTGCAATGTCCACAGTAATAAAGAGGG GGTCCTGCTGCCGGCGCAGCGCTCCATCGCGATGATCTCTGAGATGATCCACACAGCCAGTCTGGTGCATGACGACGTTATTGATGATTCGGGCACAAGACGTGGGAAAAACACCATTAATAAAGTCTGGGGAGAGAGAAAA GCGATCCTGGCTGGAGATTTCATTCTGTCAGTGGCATCCATGGCATTAGCGCGTATCGGGAACAATACAGTAGTTTCTGTGCTGTCACAAGTCATAGAAGACCTTGTGCGAG GTGAATTCATGCAGCTGGGGTCTAAAGAGAACGAAAATGAGAGATTTAAGCACTACCTGGAGAAAACCTTCAAGAAGACCGCAAGTCTCATTGCGAACAGCTGTAAAGCA GTGTCAATTTTGGTCAATTCTGATCCTGAGGTGCATGAGATCGCCTATCAGTATGGACGAAATGTTGGCATTGCATTCCAG CTTGTGGATGACATTCTGGACTTCACTTCCTGTGCAAACCTCCTGGGGAAGCCGTCAGCTGCCGATCTCAAACTGGGTCTGGCCACCGGTCCCGTTCTGTTCGCTTGTCAGCAG TTTCCTGAGCTGCATGCAATGATAATGAGACGCTTCAGCTCTGATGGAGATGTGGATCGAGCCTGGCAATATGTCCTGAAG AGTGACGGTGTGGAGCAGACTAACTACCTCGCCCAGCACTACTGCCAAGAGGCCATTCGTCAGATCCGCCGGCTGCGGCCGTCGACCGAGCGGGACGCGCTCATCCAGCTGACGGAGCTGGTGCTGCGCCGGGACAAGTGA
- the pdss1 gene encoding all trans-polyprenyl-diphosphate synthase PDSS1 isoform X1 has translation MAVPWSRCWRSGAGTAVLLDWCRGFSTRAFKVSGRRTPCSTAAPQPATARMKVLLRQGPVFNFNRPMTIARHRDRCLYTTPRVGCSICNDAKLKDPFSLAQKDLQNLYEDIKKQLLVSKAELKALCDYYFDGKGKAFRPMIVILMARACNVHSNKEGVLLPAQRSIAMISEMIHTASLVHDDVIDDSGTRRGKNTINKVWGERKAILAGDFILSVASMALARIGNNTVVSVLSQVIEDLVRGEFMQLGSKENENERFKHYLEKTFKKTASLIANSCKAVSILVNSDPEVHEIAYQYGRNVGIAFQLVDDILDFTSCANLLGKPSAADLKLGLATGPVLFACQQFPELHAMIMRRFSSDGDVDRAWQYVLKSDGVEQTNYLAQHYCQEAIRQIRRLRPSTERDALIQLTELVLRRDK, from the exons ATGGCGGTGCCGTGGAGCCGATGCTGGAGGAGCGGCGCAGGGACGGCTGTGCTGCTGGACTGGTGTCGCGGGTTCAGCACAAGAGCTTTCAAGGTTTCAGGAAGAAGAACACCGTGTTCCACCGCTGCGCCGCAGCCAGCGACCGCACGGATGAAG GTTTTACTCCGGCAGGGCCctgtatttaattttaacagaCCAATGACTATTGCAAG GCACAGGGATAGATGTCTGTACACAACACCACGAGTCGGTTGCAGTATATGCAATGATGCAAAGTTAAAAGATCCTTTCTCACTTGCACAAAAGGACTTGCAAAATTTATATGAAGACATCAAAAAG CAGCTGCTGGTCTCTAAAGCGGAGCTGAAAGCGCTGTGTGATTATTACTTTGATGGGAAGGGAAAAGCCTTTCGACCCATGATTGTGATCCTGATGGCTCGAGCTTGCAATGTCCACAGTAATAAAGAGGG GGTCCTGCTGCCGGCGCAGCGCTCCATCGCGATGATCTCTGAGATGATCCACACAGCCAGTCTGGTGCATGACGACGTTATTGATGATTCGGGCACAAGACGTGGGAAAAACACCATTAATAAAGTCTGGGGAGAGAGAAAA GCGATCCTGGCTGGAGATTTCATTCTGTCAGTGGCATCCATGGCATTAGCGCGTATCGGGAACAATACAGTAGTTTCTGTGCTGTCACAAGTCATAGAAGACCTTGTGCGAG GTGAATTCATGCAGCTGGGGTCTAAAGAGAACGAAAATGAGAGATTTAAGCACTACCTGGAGAAAACCTTCAAGAAGACCGCAAGTCTCATTGCGAACAGCTGTAAAGCA GTGTCAATTTTGGTCAATTCTGATCCTGAGGTGCATGAGATCGCCTATCAGTATGGACGAAATGTTGGCATTGCATTCCAG CTTGTGGATGACATTCTGGACTTCACTTCCTGTGCAAACCTCCTGGGGAAGCCGTCAGCTGCCGATCTCAAACTGGGTCTGGCCACCGGTCCCGTTCTGTTCGCTTGTCAGCAG TTTCCTGAGCTGCATGCAATGATAATGAGACGCTTCAGCTCTGATGGAGATGTGGATCGAGCCTGGCAATATGTCCTGAAG AGTGACGGTGTGGAGCAGACTAACTACCTCGCCCAGCACTACTGCCAAGAGGCCATTCGTCAGATCCGCCGGCTGCGGCCGTCGACCGAGCGGGACGCGCTCATCCAGCTGACGGAGCTGGTGCTGCGCCGGGACAAGTGA
- the LOC113065994 gene encoding amyloid beta A4 precursor protein-binding family B member 1-interacting protein: protein MDDIDAMFSDMLQEMDLLTQSLGEEAESAPLPKPSTIPGPQEMNFSVGFTDFNASLHNLEDNDLDALMADLVADISATEEKFATEKDTSKGSAPVAPIPSQPQSNFSLPASNDTSRHATFSNSIAAPPPPPASKPSKDELEEQVKADKIKLALEKLKEAKVKKLVVKVEITDGSSKTLMVDERQTVRDVIDNLFEKTHCDCNVDWSVCETNPDLQTERGFEDHENIVEPLSTWTRDTENKVIFQEKKDKYEVFRNPQNFYMWKKEKQSLKDMKEKDKEQLLEENFCGASVIVPDLEGVLYLKEDGKKSWKQRYFLLRASGLYYSPKGKTKASRDLVCLVQFDNVNVYYCKEYRIKYKAPTDHCFILKHPQIQKESQYIKFLCCDDEWIMTLWVTGIRIAKYGKQLYDNHKAAVRKAAGSATWANRTIQASSSPSTPSPTPKAKAANGHAPQPAVETKGSSNQTSFPPPPPSMETLPPPPPDPMLPPPPPAPPSTTKVNKFPPPPQFPQSSFPPPPMDDLPPPPPPPPEDSELPPDFLPPPPPFFSSCGGEALPPPPPDPMASLPPPPPAPQNFASSGGAPPPPPPPPPPPAPAPAANKPAGSIRKVAPPPPKRTTPQLAAPSGGNLMSELMTAMQKKRTQ from the exons ATGGATGACATTGATGCTATGTTCAGCGACATGCTGCAGGAGATGGATCTCCTAACGCAG agtttggGAGAAGAAGCAGAGTCTGCGCCTTTGCCTAAGCCTTCCACCATTCCTGGCCCTCAGGAAATGAATTTTTCCGTTGGTTTTACAGATTTCAATG CATCCCTGCATAATCTGGAGGACAATGACTTGGATGCCTTGATGGCTGACCTGGTGGCAGATATCAGTGCCACTGAGGAAAAGTTTGCCACAGAAAAAGATACATCGAAAGGGTCAGCTCCAGTTGCCCCAATACCCTCACAGCCTCAGAGTAATTTCAGCCTCCCAGCATCAAATGACACCTCAAGACATGCAACTTTCTCCAACTCCATTGCAGCTCCACCTCCACCACCCGCCTCCAAACCCTCAAAA GATGAACTAGAGGAACAGGTCAAAGCAGATAAAATCAAGCTTGCTTTGGAGAAGCTAAAGGAGGCCAAAGTAAAAAAG CTGGTTGTAAAAGTGGAGATTACGGATGGCAGCTCAAAGACTCTGATGGTGGATGAGAGACAAACAGTCAGAGATGTGATAGACAACCTGTTTGAGAAGACCCACTGTGACTGCAATGTGGATTGGTCCGTGTGCGAGACCAACCCTGACTTACAGACTG AACGAGGGTTCGAGGACCATGAGAACATAGTGGAGCCTCTTTCTACATGGACAAGGGACACCGAAAACAAAGTGATTTTTCAGGAGAAAAAAGACAAGTATGAAGTGTTCAGAAACCCTCAG AATTTTTACATGTGGAAAAAGGAGAAGCAATCTCTAAAGGACAtgaaagaaaaagacaaagaacAACTTCTGGAG GAGAACTTCTGTGGAGCCTCCGTCATTGTGCCTGACCTGGAGGGTGTTCTGTATCTGAAGGAGGATGGTAAGAAATCCTGGAAACAGCGCTACTTCCTGCTGCGGGCCTCTGGACTCTATTACTCACCCAAAGGCAAGACAAAG GCTTCACGGGATCTTGTGTGCTTGGTGCAGTTTGACAATGTGAACGTCTATTACTGCAAAGAATACAGAATCAAATACAAAGCACCAACAGACCACTGCTTCATCCTTAAG CATCCTCAGATTCAAAAGGAATCACAATACATCAAGTTTCTGTGCTGTGATGACGAGTGGATCATGACTCTGTGGGTGACTGGGATACGGATTGCAAAG TATGGTAAGCAGTTATATGACAACCACAAGGCAGCTGTGAGGAAGGCTGCAGGCTCTGCGACCTGGGCTAACCGCACTATCCAGGCCTCCTCCAGCCCATCCACACCCTCCCCTACACCTAAAG CCAAAGCTGCAAACGGACACGCTCCTCAGCCTGCCGTGGAGACCAAG GGTTCTAGCAACCAAACATCTTTTCCACCTCCTCCACCATCGATGGAAACCCTGCCTCCTCCACCGCCTGACCCCATgttgcctcctcctcctcctgctcctcccaGCACAACTAAAGTCAACAagtttcctcctcctcctcagttCCCACAATCCTCCTTCCCACCTCCACCCATGGATGACCTgcctcctcctccaccacctcctccagaAGACTCAGAGCTGCCCCCTGACTTCCTGCCTCCACCGCCACCTTTCTTTTCCTCTTGCGGGGGCGAAGCACTCCCTCCACCACCTCCAGACCCCATGGCCTCTcttccaccacctcctcctgctCCCCAAAACTTTGCATCTTCAGGTGGAGCACCGCCACCACCTCCACCCCCGCCTCCCCCACCAGCTCCTGCACCGGCTGCCAACAAACCTGCCGGCTCCATCAGAAAAGTGGCTCCACCTCCACCGAAGAGGACTACACCTCAACTAGCGGCGCCATCAGGTGGCAACCTAATGTCAGAACTGATGACAGCGATGCAGAAAAAGCGTACTCAATAA